The following proteins come from a genomic window of Candidatus Eisenbacteria bacterium:
- a CDS encoding NAD(P) transhydrogenase subunit alpha has product MEHSLNDLTIFVLAIFVGYEIISKVPVILHTPLMSGTNAIHGIVLVGAMLVLGGADTTLARVVGFCAVVLGAVNVVGGFMVTDRMLQMFRKKSGPNEP; this is encoded by the coding sequence ATCGAACACTCCTTGAACGACCTCACGATCTTCGTGCTCGCGATCTTCGTGGGCTACGAGATCATCTCGAAGGTCCCGGTGATCCTCCACACGCCGCTGATGTCGGGGACAAATGCCATCCACGGGATCGTGCTGGTGGGCGCGATGCTCGTCCTCGGAGGCGCCGACACCACGCTCGCGCGCGTCGTCGGATTCTGCGCCGTGGTTCTCGGGGCGGTGAACGTGGTGGGCGGGTTCATGGTGACGGACCGCATGCTCCAGATGTTCCGGAAGAAATCGGGGCCGAACGAGCCGTGA
- a CDS encoding DinB family protein, whose amino-acid sequence MTATRRSPAPDSRGTPIFIALPSRIRTHGTRDSNRKEPLVKSITRTRGRATARTKSRGKTGARRRSRPKLRREFADYIRKIDTYRGGRPAMPLLRTGPGKIARAVQGLTPSQVRRRPARGKWSISEIVGHLLDTEIVYGFRCRMALSESGRPVQAYNQTVWTETLRHRRRSVPRTVAQIQLLRKINLELVGSVPRRTWKRYGEHPERGRETVRRTLELVAGHDLNHLDQIQAIKKKFGW is encoded by the coding sequence ATGACAGCGACGCGGCGCTCGCCAGCGCCCGATTCCCGAGGCACCCCGATCTTCATTGCGCTACCATCCCGCATTCGAACGCATGGAACGCGTGACTCTAACAGAAAGGAGCCGCTTGTGAAATCGATCACACGCACCCGAGGTCGCGCCACGGCACGCACGAAGTCCCGCGGCAAGACCGGAGCCCGCCGGCGCTCGCGGCCCAAGCTTCGCCGCGAATTCGCCGACTACATTCGGAAGATCGACACCTATCGGGGAGGTCGTCCCGCGATGCCGCTCCTTCGCACCGGGCCGGGCAAGATCGCGCGGGCCGTCCAGGGCCTCACCCCCAGCCAGGTCCGCCGCCGCCCGGCGCGCGGGAAGTGGAGCATCTCCGAGATCGTGGGCCACCTGCTCGACACGGAGATCGTCTACGGCTTCCGGTGCCGGATGGCGCTCTCGGAGTCAGGGCGGCCGGTCCAGGCGTACAACCAGACGGTTTGGACGGAAACCCTCCGCCACCGCCGGCGGAGCGTGCCGCGAACCGTCGCGCAGATCCAGCTGCTACGGAAGATCAACCTCGAGCTGGTCGGCTCCGTGCCGCGGCGGACGTGGAAGCGCTACGGGGAGCATCCGGAGCGGGGACGGGAAACCGTGCGCAGGACCCTGGAGCTGGTCGCGGGGCACGATCTGAATCACCTGGACCAGATCCAAGCGATCAAGAAGAAGTTCGGCTGGTAG
- a CDS encoding NAD(P)(+) transhydrogenase (Re/Si-specific) subunit beta: MHSTSLGAGIHFAYLVSSVLFILGIKGLSSPRTARSGNRLAAIGMLLAIVATLLDRQILSYTWIVAGIVVGSAIGAVAARTVTMTAMPQMVALFNGSGGGAAALVSSLEYRHLIQAGALPLDSGISILLGALIGAISFSGSIVAFGKLQGLLPEKAVTYPLQQVVNGLLAAAILVLAWMVLNGSGGSHAFIAFLAGSLLLGVLAVIPIGGGDMPVVISLLNSFTGLATAATGFALHNVVLIISGTLVGASGTLLTVLMCKAMNRPITNVLFGAFGAAPSATTSRAGGGAAAVAGKPVRDVSVEDAATILAYARKVIIIPGYGLAVAQAQHALREVADLLKARGVEVVYAIHPVAGRMPGHMNVLLAEANVPYEELKDLDAVNPEFESADVALVVGANDVVNPAARHDSQSPIYGMPILDADKSKHILVLKRSMKPGFAGIDNELFYDPKTMMLFGDAKDSIAKLAQTVKAL; the protein is encoded by the coding sequence ATCCACTCGACATCGCTCGGGGCCGGCATCCACTTCGCCTACCTCGTTTCCTCCGTCCTCTTCATCTTGGGCATCAAGGGGCTCAGCTCCCCCCGAACCGCGCGGTCCGGGAACCGGCTCGCGGCGATCGGCATGCTGCTCGCCATCGTCGCGACCCTGCTCGACCGCCAGATCCTTTCGTACACCTGGATCGTGGCCGGAATCGTTGTGGGATCCGCGATCGGCGCGGTCGCGGCACGGACCGTGACAATGACCGCGATGCCGCAGATGGTGGCACTCTTCAACGGATCGGGCGGCGGCGCGGCGGCGCTCGTCTCCTCGCTCGAGTACCGGCACCTCATCCAGGCCGGCGCTCTCCCGCTCGACAGCGGGATCAGCATCCTGCTCGGGGCGCTCATCGGCGCGATCTCCTTCTCGGGAAGCATCGTCGCGTTCGGCAAACTCCAGGGCCTCCTTCCCGAGAAGGCGGTCACCTATCCGCTCCAGCAGGTCGTGAACGGCCTGCTCGCCGCGGCGATTCTCGTCTTGGCATGGATGGTCCTGAACGGGTCGGGCGGAAGCCACGCGTTCATCGCGTTCCTGGCGGGATCGCTGCTCCTGGGCGTCCTGGCTGTGATTCCGATCGGGGGCGGCGACATGCCGGTCGTGATCTCGCTCCTCAACTCCTTCACCGGGCTCGCGACCGCGGCGACCGGATTCGCGCTCCACAATGTAGTGCTGATCATCAGCGGGACCCTGGTCGGAGCCTCGGGGACGCTCCTAACGGTCCTCATGTGCAAGGCGATGAACCGCCCGATCACGAATGTCCTCTTTGGCGCATTCGGCGCCGCGCCCAGCGCGACCACGAGCCGCGCCGGCGGCGGCGCGGCCGCCGTGGCCGGGAAGCCCGTCCGCGACGTATCGGTGGAGGACGCCGCCACGATCCTCGCCTACGCGCGCAAGGTGATCATCATCCCCGGCTACGGGTTGGCGGTGGCGCAGGCGCAGCATGCCTTGCGGGAGGTCGCGGATCTATTGAAGGCGCGGGGCGTGGAGGTGGTATACGCCATCCATCCGGTCGCGGGGCGCATGCCGGGGCACATGAACGTGCTCCTCGCGGAGGCGAACGTCCCCTACGAGGAGCTCAAGGACCTGGATGCCGTGAATCCCGAGTTCGAGAGCGCGGACGTGGCGTTGGTCGTCGGAGCGAACGACGTGGTCAACCCCGCCGCCCGGCACGATTCGCAGAGCCCGATCTACGGGATGCCGATCCTGGACGCCGACAAGTCGAAGCACATCCTTGTCTTGAAGCGGAGCATGAAGCCGGGATTCGCGGGAATCGACAACGAGCTCTTCTACGATCCCAAGACGATGATGCTCTTCGGCGATGCGAAGGATTCGATCGCCAAGCTCGCGCAGACGGTCAAGGCGCTGTAG
- a CDS encoding Re/Si-specific NAD(P)(+) transhydrogenase subunit alpha translates to MKIGVPRESGAGERRVAVIPDGIRQLKTAGAEILVEAGAGMGAFHADKAYADAGATVVSDPALLWSDADAILKIQPPLPHPSLGRHEADLLREGTVLVCMLRPLSNLDVVRTLATRRVSSFSMDLIPRTTRAQRMDALSSMATAAGYKAVLLAASAAPRFFPMLVTAAGTMAPARVLVIGAGVAGLQAIATARRLGAVVDGYDIRPAVKEEVESLGATFVGPKLSAEEAQDRSGYAKELSAEARARAQELLLARIPISDVVITTARVPGLPAPKLIPASAVAKMKPGSVIVDLAADMGGNCELTEPGTEVVRHDVTILGPIRLAGTIPIHASQMYSRNIVSFFLLMLKDGKLALDMNDDIVRDTCVTHDGKIVHAPTRERIEQPAGAAGAAGAASGAAGSARSAT, encoded by the coding sequence ATGAAGATCGGGGTGCCTCGGGAATCGGGCGCTGGCGAGCGCCGCGTCGCTGTCATCCCCGATGGAATCCGCCAGCTCAAGACCGCGGGCGCCGAAATTCTCGTCGAGGCCGGCGCCGGCATGGGCGCCTTTCACGCCGATAAAGCCTACGCGGACGCCGGCGCGACCGTCGTCTCCGATCCCGCCCTCCTCTGGTCCGATGCGGACGCGATTCTAAAGATTCAGCCTCCCCTTCCGCATCCTTCGCTCGGCCGCCACGAGGCCGATCTCCTTCGCGAAGGCACCGTTCTCGTCTGCATGCTCCGGCCGCTCAGCAACCTCGACGTGGTTCGCACGCTCGCGACGCGGCGGGTGTCCAGCTTCAGCATGGACCTGATCCCGCGCACGACGCGCGCACAGCGGATGGACGCGCTCTCCTCGATGGCGACGGCGGCGGGCTACAAGGCGGTCCTCCTCGCGGCTTCGGCGGCTCCGCGGTTCTTTCCGATGCTCGTCACGGCCGCGGGGACGATGGCTCCGGCCCGGGTCTTGGTCATAGGCGCGGGGGTGGCGGGGCTCCAGGCGATCGCGACGGCGCGGCGGCTGGGGGCGGTGGTCGACGGCTACGACATCCGCCCCGCGGTGAAGGAGGAGGTCGAGAGCCTCGGCGCGACGTTCGTCGGCCCGAAGCTCTCGGCGGAGGAGGCCCAGGACCGATCGGGCTACGCGAAGGAGCTTTCCGCGGAGGCGCGGGCCCGCGCGCAGGAGCTCCTTCTCGCGCGAATCCCAATATCCGACGTGGTGATCACGACCGCGCGCGTCCCGGGGCTCCCGGCGCCGAAGCTGATCCCGGCGAGCGCGGTCGCGAAGATGAAGCCGGGCTCCGTGATCGTCGACCTCGCCGCCGACATGGGCGGGAACTGCGAGCTCACGGAGCCGGGAACGGAAGTCGTGCGCCACGACGTCACGATCTTGGGCCCGATCCGCCTTGCGGGGACGATCCCGATCCACGCGAGCCAGATGTACTCGCGCAACATCGTGAGCTTCTTCCTCCTGATGTTGAAGGACGGGAAGCTCGCGCTGGACATGAACGACGACATCGTCCGCGATACCTGCGTCACGCACGACGGGAAGATCGTCCACGCTCCGACCCGGGAGCGGATCGAGCAGCCCGCCGGGGCGGCCGGAGCCGCCGGGGCGGCGTCCGGCGCGGCCGGCAGCGCCAGGAGCGCGACGTGA
- a CDS encoding efflux RND transporter permease subunit, which produces MIERVIGWCAKNRILTLTGVLIAAGFGIYAALHTSLDAIPDLSDTQVIISTEWAGRSPDLVEDQITYPIVTALRAAPGVHYVRGLSMLGDSFVYVVFKDGVDLYWARSRVLEYLASIRGKLPEGVNPTLGPDATAVGWVFEYALVDTTGRHDLSQLRSFQDWTLRYWLQGVDGVAEVAAVGGFVRQYQVDLDPDRLLAYSVPIGAVAQAIRRSNNEVGGGVIEVAEHEHAVRGRGYIHSIADLEGIAVKVSADGTPVTLRDLGQVHLGPEQRRGLAELNGQGEVVGGIVIMRQRQNALDVIEGVKRRLREVQSSLPPGVRVVVTYDRSELIHRAVATLWHELLQEMLIVSAIIIFFLFHFRSALIPILTLPIAVVLAFIPMARMGLTANIMSLGGIAVAIGAMVDASIIMVENVHKKLEAWEAGGRQGARDQAIVHALKEVGRPIFFALLVITVSFLPIFTLEATEGRLFKPLAFTKTFSMAFAALLAVTLTPALAAWFVRGRIRAENKHPVSHLLVRSYAPVVRFAVRRRRWVVFGAALVLLSTIPVFLRLGSEFMPPLNEGTLLYMPTAPPGMSDTEAGSVLQQMDRRLRNVPEVETVFGKIGRAKTATDPAPLSMVETVVSLKPESQWRKGMTWERLIADMDRRMHFPGMPNIWWMPIQTRNEMLATGVRSAVGVKVFGPSLAGIESVAVAVENAVQGVRGTRSAFAERVTGGYFLDFDVRRDEIARYGLTVGDVQDVIESAIGGMAVTQTVEGRERYTVTVRYARELRDNADALKRVLVPTPSGAQIPLAELADIHFSTGAPMIQDEDGQLVALVSVDVADRPLADFVHDAQRTVVERVKLPPGYRLDWTGQFKYYERARARLSLVVPVTLLLVFVLLYFNLRSVPETAIVMLAVPFSLIGAVWLVWLLHYNLSVAVWVGMIALAGLDAETGTVMLLYLNLAHEEHRKRGALKDRNDLTQAIVEGAAHRIRPKMMTVCAILFGLLPIMWGHGSGADVMKRIAAPMVGGVVTSFVLELLVYPAIFAWWRGRKLPEPPATIGVAAGIQP; this is translated from the coding sequence ATGATCGAACGCGTGATTGGCTGGTGCGCCAAGAATCGGATCCTGACCCTGACCGGGGTCCTGATCGCGGCAGGCTTCGGCATCTATGCCGCCCTGCACACGTCGCTCGACGCTATCCCCGACCTGTCTGACACACAGGTCATCATTTCAACCGAGTGGGCGGGGCGGAGTCCGGACCTGGTCGAGGATCAGATCACTTATCCGATCGTCACAGCGCTGCGCGCCGCACCCGGCGTGCACTACGTGCGCGGGTTGTCGATGCTGGGGGATTCATTCGTCTACGTCGTGTTTAAGGACGGCGTCGATCTTTACTGGGCGAGGAGCCGGGTGCTCGAGTACCTCGCCTCGATCCGCGGGAAACTCCCCGAGGGCGTCAACCCGACGCTCGGCCCCGACGCCACCGCGGTGGGCTGGGTGTTCGAATATGCGCTGGTGGATACGACCGGCCGGCACGATCTCTCCCAGCTCAGGTCCTTCCAGGATTGGACCCTACGCTACTGGCTGCAGGGGGTCGATGGCGTGGCCGAGGTAGCCGCGGTCGGAGGGTTTGTCCGCCAGTACCAGGTCGATCTCGATCCCGACCGTTTGCTCGCGTACAGCGTTCCGATAGGAGCCGTCGCGCAAGCGATCCGCCGCTCGAACAACGAGGTGGGCGGCGGCGTGATCGAGGTCGCCGAGCACGAACACGCCGTGCGAGGGCGCGGGTACATCCACAGCATCGCGGATCTCGAGGGCATCGCGGTCAAGGTGAGTGCGGACGGCACGCCCGTCACGCTCCGCGATCTCGGACAGGTCCACCTCGGCCCCGAGCAGCGCCGTGGCCTGGCGGAGCTCAACGGTCAGGGCGAGGTCGTGGGCGGAATCGTGATCATGCGGCAGCGACAAAACGCGCTGGACGTAATCGAGGGAGTCAAGCGTCGGCTACGCGAGGTCCAGTCTTCGCTGCCACCGGGCGTGCGGGTCGTGGTGACCTACGACCGCTCGGAGCTGATCCACCGTGCCGTCGCCACCCTCTGGCACGAGCTGCTCCAGGAAATGCTGATCGTCAGTGCGATCATCATCTTCTTCCTATTCCACTTCCGCAGCGCGCTGATCCCGATTCTCACCCTCCCGATCGCGGTCGTGCTGGCCTTCATCCCGATGGCCCGAATGGGGCTCACCGCCAACATCATGTCACTCGGGGGCATCGCGGTGGCGATCGGGGCGATGGTCGACGCCTCGATCATCATGGTCGAGAACGTCCACAAGAAGCTCGAGGCGTGGGAGGCCGGCGGGAGGCAAGGCGCGCGCGATCAAGCGATCGTCCACGCCTTGAAGGAAGTCGGCCGGCCCATCTTTTTCGCGCTCTTGGTCATCACCGTCTCATTCCTGCCGATCTTCACGCTCGAGGCCACGGAAGGTCGCCTCTTCAAGCCGCTGGCCTTCACCAAGACCTTCTCGATGGCGTTCGCGGCGCTCCTCGCGGTGACGCTCACGCCCGCGCTGGCGGCGTGGTTCGTTCGCGGCCGCATTCGCGCGGAGAACAAGCATCCGGTGTCTCACCTGCTGGTCCGGTCGTACGCACCCGTCGTGCGCTTCGCGGTTCGGCGTCGTCGCTGGGTGGTCTTTGGCGCGGCGCTGGTGCTCCTCTCGACCATCCCCGTGTTCCTGCGCTTGGGCAGCGAGTTCATGCCACCCTTGAACGAGGGTACGTTGCTCTACATGCCAACAGCACCCCCGGGGATGTCCGACACGGAAGCAGGCTCGGTACTCCAGCAGATGGACCGTCGTCTCCGTAACGTCCCTGAGGTCGAGACCGTCTTCGGCAAGATCGGCCGGGCCAAGACCGCGACCGATCCGGCGCCGCTCTCGATGGTGGAAACGGTCGTGTCGCTCAAGCCTGAGAGCCAGTGGCGCAAGGGCATGACGTGGGAGCGACTCATCGCCGACATGGATCGACGCATGCACTTCCCGGGCATGCCCAACATCTGGTGGATGCCGATCCAGACGCGCAACGAGATGCTCGCCACCGGTGTACGGAGCGCCGTCGGGGTCAAGGTCTTTGGCCCCAGCCTCGCCGGGATCGAGAGCGTAGCGGTGGCGGTCGAAAACGCCGTCCAGGGCGTCCGCGGCACGCGGAGTGCATTCGCGGAGCGCGTCACCGGCGGCTATTTCCTCGATTTCGACGTCCGCCGGGATGAGATTGCGCGCTACGGACTCACCGTCGGAGACGTCCAGGACGTCATCGAATCTGCCATCGGCGGGATGGCAGTGACGCAGACGGTCGAAGGGCGGGAGCGTTACACGGTCACCGTACGCTATGCCCGGGAGCTGCGCGACAACGCCGACGCCCTCAAGCGAGTGCTCGTCCCGACGCCGTCAGGTGCTCAAATACCGCTCGCCGAACTGGCGGACATCCACTTCAGCACCGGCGCGCCCATGATCCAGGACGAGGATGGGCAACTTGTGGCCTTGGTGTCCGTGGATGTCGCCGATCGGCCCCTAGCCGACTTCGTCCACGATGCTCAGCGAACCGTCGTGGAGCGCGTGAAACTCCCACCAGGCTACCGGCTCGACTGGACGGGGCAGTTCAAGTACTACGAGCGCGCCCGGGCTCGGCTCTCCCTGGTCGTCCCGGTCACGCTGCTGCTCGTCTTTGTATTGCTCTACTTCAACCTGCGCTCGGTGCCCGAAACCGCGATCGTGATGCTGGCGGTGCCGTTCTCCCTGATCGGGGCGGTGTGGCTGGTGTGGCTGCTGCACTACAACCTGAGCGTCGCGGTCTGGGTCGGAATGATTGCGCTCGCCGGCCTCGACGCGGAGACCGGCACGGTGATGCTCCTTTATCTCAACCTCGCGCACGAGGAGCACCGGAAGCGAGGGGCGCTCAAGGATCGCAACGACTTGACCCAGGCCATCGTGGAGGGCGCGGCTCACCGTATCCGCCCCAAGATGATGACGGTGTGCGCGATCCTGTTCGGCCTCTTGCCCATCATGTGGGGCCACGGGAGCGGCGCCGACGTCATGAAGCGTATCGCCGCACCGATGGTGGGCGGCGTCGTCACCTCGTTCGTGCTCGAGCTGCTCGTCTACCCCGCGATCTTCGCGTGGTGGAGAGGACGCAAACTGCCGGAACCGCCAGCGACGATTGGCGTCGCGGCAGGCATTCAACCCTGA